One window from the genome of Magnolia sinica isolate HGM2019 chromosome 4, MsV1, whole genome shotgun sequence encodes:
- the LOC131243142 gene encoding uncharacterized protein LOC131243142 encodes MEALTRSQQGEGVMPASSPKLEDFLGGATMGAHQYGSIDREAMSLSLDNMYYQHNLGHGNLWMDLSNLPELKSPELLENNLYSYIHQYIQSLERDARLEMIEGINEKI; translated from the exons ATGGAAGCTCTTACAAGATCACAGCAAGGTGAAG GAGTGATGCCAGCTTCCTCTCCCAAGCTTGAAGATTTCCTGGGTGGTGCAACCATGGGAGCCCACCAGTATGGATCCATTGACAGGGAAGCTATGTCTCTAAGCTTGGACAACATGTATTACCAGCACAACCTAGGCCATGGGAACTTATGGATGGATTTAAGCAATTTGCCAGAGTTGAAGAGCCCAGAGTTATTAGAAAACAACCTTTATAG TTACATCCACCAATACATCCAGTCATTAGAGAGGGATGCCAGGTTGGAGATGATTGAAGGAATAAATGAGAAGATCTGA